In a genomic window of Thermus albus:
- a CDS encoding RNA methyltransferase, with protein MERVRIVLVEPQEPMNVGAVARAMRNFGLSRLYLVNPGPRVGPPWAREAYWLAVHAEEVLDRAVAVESLREALEGVSFVVATTGRPRELYPAPVVTAKEVPVHVLSVEGEVALVFGRETFGLTNEELDLAHLIGTIPTAPEQPSLNLAQAVVVFAYELYQAWVQEGALAFKEELADLTALEGFFADLGRYVLEIGFTDQHRHPYAMRRLRRIFHKARLSPGEVQLLRGLLHQSRYAVASSRKKEGTKEKDG; from the coding sequence CTGGAACGTGTTCGCATCGTCTTGGTAGAACCCCAGGAGCCCATGAACGTGGGGGCCGTGGCCCGGGCCATGCGCAACTTTGGCCTTTCTCGCCTCTACTTGGTGAACCCAGGCCCCCGGGTAGGCCCTCCTTGGGCCCGGGAGGCCTACTGGCTGGCGGTGCATGCCGAGGAGGTGCTGGACCGGGCGGTGGCGGTGGAAAGCCTTAGGGAGGCCCTCGAGGGGGTGAGTTTTGTGGTGGCCACCACGGGAAGGCCCCGGGAACTGTACCCGGCCCCGGTGGTAACGGCTAAGGAGGTGCCCGTTCACGTGCTCTCTGTGGAGGGGGAGGTGGCCTTGGTCTTCGGTCGGGAAACCTTTGGCCTCACCAACGAGGAGTTGGACCTGGCTCACCTCATCGGCACCATCCCCACCGCCCCCGAGCAACCTTCCCTGAATCTGGCCCAAGCGGTGGTGGTCTTCGCCTACGAGCTTTACCAGGCCTGGGTGCAGGAGGGCGCTTTGGCCTTCAAGGAGGAGCTGGCGGACCTGACGGCCCTGGAGGGATTTTTTGCGGACCTGGGGCGGTATGTGCTGGAAATCGGCTTCACCGACCAGCACCGCCACCCTTACGCCATGCGGCGCTTGCGCCGCATCTTTCACAAGGCCCGGCTTTCCCCAGGCGAGGTGCAACTTCTTAGGGGGCTTCTGCACCAAAGCCGGTATGCGGTAGCCTCCTCCCGGAAAAAGGAGGGTACGAAGGAAAAGGATGGCTAG
- the ychF gene encoding redox-regulated ATPase YchF yields MLAVGIVGLPNVGKSTLFNALTRARALAANYPFATIDKNVGVVALEDPRLYALQRVFAKGERMPPVIPTHVEFVDIAGLVKGAHRGEGLGNQFLAHIREVAAIAHVLRCFPDPDVVHVMGRVDPLGDAEVVETELLLADLATWERRLERLRKEARANRDLAPALEVAEALYAHLQEGKPARTFLGNGQEGEDTELRRLLRETPLLTAKPVIYVANVGEEDLPEGEGNPHVRAVREKAMAEGAEVVVVSARLEAELAELSPEEGQELLAAYGLRESGLQRLAQAGYRALGLITFFTAGEKEVRAWTVRRGTKAPEAAGEIHSDMEKGFIRAEVVSWDKLVEAGGWARAKERGWVRLEGKDYLVQDGDVLYILFNV; encoded by the coding sequence ATGCTGGCTGTGGGAATCGTCGGTCTACCCAACGTGGGCAAATCCACCCTCTTCAACGCCCTCACCCGGGCAAGGGCTTTGGCGGCCAACTACCCCTTCGCCACCATTGACAAGAACGTGGGGGTGGTGGCCTTGGAGGACCCAAGGCTTTACGCCTTGCAGAGGGTGTTTGCCAAGGGCGAGAGGATGCCTCCCGTGATCCCCACCCATGTGGAGTTTGTGGACATCGCCGGGTTGGTGAAGGGTGCCCATAGGGGGGAAGGCCTTGGCAACCAGTTCCTGGCCCACATCCGCGAGGTGGCGGCCATCGCCCACGTGCTTCGGTGCTTTCCCGATCCCGATGTGGTGCACGTGATGGGCCGGGTGGATCCCCTGGGGGATGCCGAGGTGGTGGAAACCGAGCTCCTTTTGGCTGACCTCGCCACCTGGGAAAGGCGCCTTGAACGGCTGAGGAAGGAGGCCCGGGCCAACCGGGACCTGGCTCCCGCCCTCGAGGTGGCGGAGGCCCTTTACGCCCACCTGCAGGAGGGGAAGCCCGCCCGCACCTTCCTCGGAAACGGGCAGGAGGGGGAGGATACCGAGCTCCGCCGCCTGCTCAGGGAAACCCCTCTTCTCACCGCCAAGCCGGTGATCTATGTGGCCAATGTGGGCGAAGAGGACCTGCCCGAAGGTGAGGGTAACCCCCATGTCCGGGCGGTCCGGGAAAAGGCCATGGCCGAGGGGGCGGAAGTGGTGGTGGTCTCGGCCCGTCTGGAGGCGGAACTGGCCGAGCTTTCTCCGGAGGAGGGGCAGGAGCTTCTCGCCGCCTATGGCTTGAGGGAAAGCGGCCTGCAACGCCTGGCCCAGGCGGGGTATAGGGCGCTTGGCCTCATCACCTTCTTCACCGCCGGGGAGAAGGAGGTGCGGGCCTGGACGGTGCGCCGAGGGACCAAGGCCCCCGAGGCGGCGGGGGAGATCCACTCCGACATGGAAAAGGGCTTCATCCGGGCCGAGGTGGTTTCCTGGGACAAGCTGGTGGAGGCTGGGGGATGGGCCAGGGCCAAGGAGAGGGGGTGGGTGCGCCTCGAGGGCAAGGATTACTTGGTGCAGGATGGGGATGTCCTCTACATCCTCTTTAACGTGTGA
- a CDS encoding transglycosylase domain-containing protein: MRVFRFLIFSLSGLLVGAVLALGYLAYAYTRDLPDLSQFDRLRLTATSTLYARDGTPLAQIASVEEGRAIRRSLVRLAEVSPAAVAAIVFSEDRRYFQHYGVDPVRLLGALYAILRGDLQGGSTITTQVIKNTLLKELAQARSLERKFKEWALALELERRYTKEEILEMYLNVVPWGGNAVGIKGAAEAYFGKDPAALTLAEGLYLASLIPAPNARYQDFKGVRQRMRLLLDQMVAEGWISPEVAKAAWWEPLAPKGWEVRYDGEGNLLEARLVDPEARILRQLDYRMAPHFVLEVRRFLEARFGKEKVYSEGGLKVYTTLDPAMQRAAEAAAKGARLPEGAELAIVGLDPETGEVLALVGGVRREGDEYNRATRALRNPGSAVKPFVYATAFEEGWTQASLVPDRPLEFPDPSQKGGVWRPKNFSGTFLNREVTVRYALDLSLNLPAIYTAQAIGVEKVARKLSQAGFAVKYPTLAIAIGGASITPVDLAAAYAAFANGGYRVTPIYVKRVEDAQGQVLYQAFPERRRLFDPQVAYQGWDLLKGYVYDLGEKGLAKGARIPGRVVGGKTGTTNEARDLWFAGVTRGLSAVVWVGRDDNKPLRMGGREPSSSVVNPPIWREFVAAALRGRPGGDFPPPAGLVQVEVDLLSGQPSPQGVKAWFPEGKVPVPVLTPSLREGEERSQGASPAPSVPAGVSPADHPPDSHPPDSSQEGFPAFPPGQ; this comes from the coding sequence GTGCGGGTGTTCCGCTTCCTTATCTTCTCTTTGTCTGGCCTTCTTGTGGGGGCGGTCCTAGCGTTAGGCTATCTGGCCTATGCCTACACCCGGGATCTTCCAGATCTCTCCCAGTTTGACCGGCTTCGCCTGACCGCCACCTCCACCCTCTATGCCCGGGATGGTACGCCCTTGGCCCAGATCGCCAGCGTGGAGGAAGGGCGGGCCATTCGCCGCAGTCTGGTGCGGCTTGCTGAGGTATCCCCGGCGGCGGTGGCGGCCATCGTTTTCTCGGAGGACCGCCGCTACTTCCAGCATTACGGCGTGGATCCGGTCCGCCTTTTGGGGGCGCTTTATGCCATCCTCCGGGGCGATCTCCAAGGCGGAAGCACCATTACCACGCAGGTCATCAAGAACACCCTCCTCAAGGAGTTGGCCCAGGCTCGCTCCCTGGAGCGTAAGTTCAAGGAATGGGCCTTGGCCTTGGAGCTGGAGAGGCGCTACACCAAGGAGGAGATCCTGGAGATGTACTTGAATGTGGTGCCCTGGGGTGGCAATGCCGTGGGCATCAAGGGGGCAGCGGAAGCGTATTTTGGTAAGGATCCCGCGGCCCTTACCCTGGCGGAAGGGCTTTACCTCGCCTCCTTGATCCCGGCTCCCAACGCCCGCTATCAGGACTTTAAAGGGGTGCGGCAGAGGATGCGCCTGCTTTTGGACCAGATGGTGGCCGAGGGCTGGATAAGCCCGGAAGTGGCCAAGGCCGCCTGGTGGGAACCCCTTGCTCCCAAGGGCTGGGAGGTGCGCTACGACGGCGAAGGGAACCTCTTGGAGGCGAGGCTTGTGGATCCTGAGGCCCGTATCCTGCGGCAACTGGACTACCGCATGGCCCCGCATTTCGTCCTGGAGGTGCGCCGGTTCCTCGAGGCCCGTTTCGGGAAGGAAAAGGTCTACAGCGAGGGGGGGCTGAAGGTGTACACCACCTTGGACCCAGCCATGCAACGGGCGGCGGAGGCTGCCGCCAAGGGGGCCAGGTTGCCGGAGGGGGCGGAGCTGGCCATCGTGGGACTGGACCCCGAAACGGGGGAGGTTCTGGCCCTGGTAGGGGGAGTGCGGCGGGAAGGGGACGAGTACAACCGGGCCACCCGGGCCCTGCGCAACCCAGGGAGTGCGGTGAAACCCTTTGTCTACGCCACCGCCTTTGAAGAGGGTTGGACCCAGGCCAGCTTGGTTCCCGACCGCCCCCTGGAGTTTCCCGACCCCAGCCAGAAGGGAGGGGTATGGCGGCCCAAGAACTTCTCCGGTACCTTCCTTAACCGGGAGGTTACGGTGCGCTATGCCCTGGACCTCTCCCTCAACCTGCCCGCCATCTATACCGCCCAGGCCATTGGGGTGGAGAAGGTGGCCAGGAAGCTTTCCCAGGCGGGGTTTGCCGTCAAGTACCCCACCCTGGCCATAGCCATCGGGGGCGCCTCCATCACCCCGGTGGACCTGGCCGCGGCCTACGCCGCCTTCGCCAACGGAGGGTATCGGGTGACCCCAATCTACGTGAAGCGGGTGGAGGACGCCCAGGGGCAGGTGCTTTACCAAGCCTTTCCGGAGCGGCGCCGCCTTTTTGACCCCCAGGTGGCCTACCAAGGGTGGGACCTCTTGAAGGGATACGTTTACGACCTGGGAGAGAAGGGCCTGGCCAAGGGGGCCCGTATCCCCGGCCGGGTGGTGGGGGGGAAGACGGGGACCACCAACGAGGCCCGCGACCTCTGGTTTGCTGGGGTGACCCGGGGGCTTTCTGCGGTGGTCTGGGTGGGCCGCGACGATAACAAGCCCCTGCGCATGGGGGGGAGGGAGCCTTCCAGCTCCGTGGTCAACCCCCCCATTTGGCGGGAGTTTGTGGCTGCGGCCTTGAGGGGACGTCCAGGAGGGGATTTCCCCCCACCAGCGGGCCTGGTGCAGGTAGAGGTGGACCTACTTTCGGGCCAGCCCTCCCCGCAGGGGGTGAAGGCCTGGTTTCCTGAGGGGAAGGTGCCCGTGCCGGTCCTAACGCCTTCCTTGCGGGAAGGGGAGGAACGTTCCCAGGGCGCTTCCCCAGCACCTTCTGTCCCGGCTGGGGTGAGCCCTGCGGACCACCCCCCGGATTCCCACCCCCCGGATTCTAGCCAGGAAGGTTTTCCTGCCTTTCCACCCGGGCAGTGA
- a CDS encoding DUF4388 domain-containing protein — translation MEGDFRLLGPIDWLQLLAQGGRTGVFVVEAQGGRGEVYLERGRPVHAVFGERVGREALLEVLALKEGRFQFQRAVRPPLSSLEGPLEVHLLQAIRLLDERVEVGPFDLVQPGSRAQAVQGTLDPVELSLLLALESGQSPLDLASRLALPLGEVLRRLGHLARLRLVEVFPRVPRTARLRVALGRQGAQVDALLLSAWREHYGLFQQVRVKAYKEVLLSVEGVGGLGVEIRLAPELLLFHGFKVGEEVLVWPEV, via the coding sequence ATGGAAGGCGATTTCCGCCTCTTAGGTCCCATTGACTGGTTGCAGCTCCTCGCCCAGGGGGGAAGGACGGGGGTTTTCGTGGTGGAGGCTCAGGGGGGAAGGGGAGAGGTGTACCTGGAGCGGGGCCGGCCGGTCCATGCGGTGTTTGGGGAAAGGGTGGGGCGGGAGGCCTTGTTGGAGGTGCTGGCGTTGAAGGAGGGTCGGTTTCAGTTCCAGCGTGCCGTGCGCCCACCCTTGAGCTCCTTGGAAGGGCCCCTCGAGGTCCATCTCCTGCAGGCCATTCGCCTTTTGGATGAGCGGGTGGAGGTGGGCCCTTTTGACCTAGTGCAGCCTGGTTCCCGGGCCCAGGCGGTCCAGGGTACCCTGGACCCCGTGGAGCTTTCCCTGCTTTTGGCCCTGGAAAGCGGCCAAAGCCCCTTGGATCTGGCTTCCCGGCTGGCTCTTCCCCTGGGGGAGGTCCTGAGGCGCCTGGGCCACCTGGCCCGGTTGCGCCTGGTGGAGGTGTTCCCCCGGGTGCCCCGCACCGCCCGGCTTCGGGTAGCCCTGGGACGCCAAGGGGCGCAGGTGGACGCCTTGCTCCTTTCCGCTTGGCGGGAGCATTACGGCCTCTTCCAGCAGGTGCGGGTAAAGGCCTATAAGGAGGTTCTCCTATCCGTGGAGGGCGTGGGGGGGCTGGGGGTGGAGATCCGGCTTGCGCCCGAGCTTCTCCTCTTCCACGGGTTCAAGGTGGGGGAAGAGGTCCTGGTGTGGCCGGAGGTTTGA
- a CDS encoding response regulator: protein MAVDFPGLLLLSRNEALRAYVDLVLSEQGISLRHFDLAREGMFWLVEHTPRYILLDQDLDLDPFAVAARIRHVRRLKEIPLAVLIEPSEKLRTTAEVVRVTAIEKPLNRDRLFRFLGLGPAKSV from the coding sequence GTGGCGGTGGATTTCCCAGGCCTACTTCTATTAAGCCGCAACGAGGCCTTGCGGGCCTATGTGGACCTGGTCCTTTCGGAACAGGGCATTTCCCTACGCCACTTCGACCTGGCCCGGGAGGGAATGTTCTGGCTTGTGGAGCACACCCCTAGGTATATCCTTCTGGATCAGGACCTGGACCTGGATCCCTTCGCCGTGGCTGCCCGCATCCGGCACGTGCGTAGGCTTAAGGAGATTCCCTTGGCGGTGCTCATAGAGCCCAGCGAGAAGCTCAGGACCACCGCTGAAGTGGTCCGGGTAACGGCCATAGAAAAGCCCCTTAACCGGGATAGGCTCTTCCGCTTTTTGGGCTTAGGTCCAGCTAAGTCCGTGTAA
- a CDS encoding RodZ domain-containing protein: protein MCELGERLRRAREEKGLSLKEAAARLALKAKVLEALEACRFEDLPEPALARGYLRRYALLLGLDPEPLLALYPVTPGPPPPPPPASRRPWPWPLLLALALLGVLGYGAYLVLRPTPVQTVSLPPEPPPKSPERFSLEVASEPPGARVYLDGFYLGQTPLKSPPLEGGRRVIRLEMPGYEPFQEEVVLDRDRALRYRLSPKPQEPQAVPAPSPSPAPSGRLVLRLEGRSWLRVTQGDQRLYEGIPEVGAELSFDLPVEVRSGNPGAVRVFLDGKDLGPLGEPGKPLTRRFEAP from the coding sequence GTGTGCGAACTGGGGGAAAGGCTTCGCCGGGCCCGGGAGGAAAAGGGGCTTTCCCTGAAGGAGGCGGCGGCGCGGCTGGCCTTGAAGGCTAAGGTATTGGAGGCCCTCGAGGCGTGCCGCTTTGAGGACCTCCCCGAACCCGCCTTGGCCCGGGGCTACCTCCGGCGTTATGCCCTCCTTTTGGGGCTGGACCCCGAGCCCCTCCTGGCCCTCTATCCCGTAACCCCGGGCCCTCCGCCCCCACCCCCGCCGGCTTCCCGGCGCCCTTGGCCCTGGCCTCTTCTCTTGGCCTTGGCCCTCTTGGGGGTTTTAGGGTACGGGGCCTACCTGGTCCTGCGCCCCACGCCGGTACAAACGGTAAGCCTGCCGCCCGAGCCGCCTCCAAAATCCCCGGAACGTTTTAGCCTCGAGGTGGCCAGCGAACCCCCAGGGGCCCGGGTGTACCTGGATGGATTCTACCTAGGGCAGACTCCCTTGAAGAGCCCCCCCCTGGAAGGAGGCCGGCGGGTGATCCGGCTGGAAATGCCCGGGTATGAGCCCTTTCAGGAGGAGGTGGTACTGGACCGTGACCGCGCCCTACGCTACCGCCTTTCCCCCAAGCCCCAGGAGCCTCAGGCTGTCCCGGCTCCCTCGCCTTCTCCGGCACCTTCCGGGAGGCTGGTCCTTCGCCTGGAGGGCCGGAGCTGGCTTAGGGTCACCCAGGGAGATCAGCGGCTTTACGAGGGCATTCCCGAGGTGGGGGCGGAGCTCAGCTTTGACCTGCCGGTGGAGGTGCGCTCGGGGAACCCTGGGGCGGTGCGGGTTTTTCTGGACGGCAAGGACCTGGGCCCTTTGGGGGAGCCGGGAAAGCCCCTCACCCGTCGCTTTGAAGCCCCTTGA
- a CDS encoding low molecular weight protein-tyrosine-phosphatase — translation MGGMDRIRVLFVCLGNICRSPMAEGAFRKLIRERGLEARFEVDSAGTGAWHAGEPMDPRARRVLEREGAYFPHVARQMTREDAQRYDHILVMDRENLAEVLRRFPEARGKVRLLLDHLGGGEVPDPYYGDLQDCLEAYWTIEAGVRAFLDHLLERDGSQGTSASGGA, via the coding sequence ATGGGAGGCATGGACCGCATACGGGTGCTCTTTGTCTGCCTGGGGAATATCTGCCGAAGCCCCATGGCGGAGGGGGCTTTCCGCAAGCTCATCCGGGAGCGGGGCCTCGAGGCCCGGTTTGAGGTGGACTCCGCAGGGACGGGAGCCTGGCACGCGGGGGAGCCCATGGATCCCCGTGCACGCCGGGTACTGGAGCGGGAAGGGGCCTACTTCCCCCATGTGGCCCGGCAGATGACCCGGGAGGATGCCCAGCGCTACGACCACATCCTGGTGATGGACCGGGAGAACCTGGCCGAGGTCTTGAGGCGGTTCCCCGAGGCCAGGGGGAAGGTGCGCCTCCTCCTGGACCACCTGGGCGGGGGAGAGGTGCCCGACCCCTACTACGGGGACCTGCAGGACTGCCTCGAGGCCTACTGGACCATTGAGGCGGGCGTCCGGGCCTTTCTTGACCATTTGTTGGAGAGGGATGGATCCCAGGGAACTTCTGCGTCGGGCGGGGCTTGA
- a CDS encoding fructosamine kinase family protein: MDPRELLRRAGLEAKGPPQPLYGGDISRVYRLEAYVVKLSPNPPPGLFPAEARGLKALAERGVRVPRVFFAAEEGLVLEYLPEGPADWEGLARMLAGLHRQREAFYWAEAGFLGTFPLPGGEGKEWTEFFFLRCVEPLLKATWDRLEGLGPRVKALFQEPLPTEGPAPLHGDLWHGNVHFTPGGPALLDPSFFVGERGVDLAMMRLFGGFPQDFWRAYQVLYPIPEEVERALPRYQVYYLLAHVHFFGKGYLGALWKAISAS; the protein is encoded by the coding sequence ATGGATCCCAGGGAACTTCTGCGTCGGGCGGGGCTTGAGGCCAAGGGTCCGCCTCAGCCTCTGTATGGCGGGGATATTTCCCGGGTATATCGCTTGGAAGCCTATGTGGTGAAGCTTTCCCCCAACCCTCCTCCCGGCCTCTTTCCCGCGGAGGCCCGGGGGCTTAAGGCTTTGGCCGAGCGGGGGGTGCGGGTGCCGCGGGTCTTCTTCGCGGCGGAGGAGGGGTTGGTCCTGGAATATTTACCGGAGGGTCCTGCTGATTGGGAGGGACTGGCCCGCATGCTGGCGGGGCTGCACCGGCAGCGCGAAGCCTTCTACTGGGCCGAAGCGGGATTCTTGGGCACCTTTCCCTTGCCCGGTGGGGAGGGAAAGGAGTGGACGGAGTTCTTCTTCCTGCGGTGCGTAGAGCCTCTCCTGAAGGCCACCTGGGATCGCCTGGAGGGCCTGGGTCCGAGGGTGAAAGCCCTCTTCCAGGAGCCCCTGCCCACGGAGGGGCCTGCTCCCCTTCACGGGGATCTTTGGCACGGCAACGTCCACTTCACCCCGGGGGGGCCCGCCCTTCTGGACCCCTCCTTCTTCGTGGGGGAGCGGGGAGTGGACCTGGCCATGATGCGCCTTTTTGGAGGCTTTCCTCAGGACTTCTGGAGGGCGTACCAGGTCCTTTATCCCATACCGGAAGAGGTGGAAAGGGCCCTGCCCCGGTACCAGGTCTACTACCTCCTGGCCCATGTGCACTTCTTTGGCAAGGGGTACCTCGGTGCCTTATGGAAGGCGATTTCCGCCTCTTAG
- a CDS encoding sensor histidine kinase, which translates to MASHSLYRLVRLAQRLLPPLIAAVVVAFELALLPYRHVDSLLWLRLGFYGLVGPLVTYAVLEWIAQETLEKVRAERALEEANRRLLAAGRVFREALESENLEEAVSRIAQALGETLGYPVALEAEGVHAGEECGGVRVELPGLRGYLEACPPEPERVFLEVLAHEVAGALQSVVARSRDRLTLFEVDQALKAEANLDRLLEGLLGRIQAWAEAEGGGVLLLDEEGFLVPRVVRGLALPPHPFLPDGVWRGSLEGPVFVDDGILALPLKARETVGVLVLKGKDLSRRIPFLSFLASQVALAVRNAQAYLRAEELAINEERTRIAREIHDGIAQSLAFMALKLDLAERLLPKDQEAALKALHEVKETLRAQIREVRRSIFALRPIDLERYGFLESVRRYAQAFAEQAGFRVQLSLPEGVGLSQASELVLFRVLQEALTNAAKHGKPNRVEVELLPLGERGARLVVRDNGKGFQNPESRGLGGFGLTQMRERVEARGGRFLVRSEPGKGTEVVAEVPY; encoded by the coding sequence ATGGCTAGCCACAGCCTCTACCGATTGGTGCGCTTGGCCCAGCGGCTTTTGCCGCCCCTGATCGCCGCGGTGGTGGTGGCCTTTGAGCTGGCCCTTTTGCCCTACCGGCACGTGGATAGCCTCTTGTGGTTACGGCTAGGCTTCTACGGCCTGGTGGGCCCCTTGGTCACCTATGCGGTGCTGGAGTGGATTGCCCAGGAAACCCTGGAGAAGGTGCGGGCGGAAAGGGCCTTGGAGGAGGCAAACCGCCGCCTTTTAGCGGCGGGGAGGGTGTTTCGGGAGGCTTTGGAGAGCGAGAACCTGGAGGAAGCGGTCTCCCGGATCGCCCAGGCTTTGGGGGAAACGCTGGGGTATCCCGTGGCCCTCGAGGCCGAGGGGGTCCATGCTGGAGAGGAATGCGGTGGGGTACGGGTGGAGCTTCCGGGTTTAAGGGGATACCTGGAGGCCTGCCCTCCGGAGCCGGAAAGGGTGTTTTTGGAGGTGCTGGCCCATGAGGTGGCGGGGGCCCTGCAATCGGTGGTGGCCCGTAGCCGGGACCGCCTCACCCTCTTTGAGGTGGACCAGGCCCTTAAGGCCGAGGCCAACCTGGACCGGCTCCTGGAGGGCCTTTTGGGGCGCATCCAGGCTTGGGCTGAGGCGGAGGGGGGTGGGGTTCTCCTTCTGGATGAGGAAGGCTTCCTGGTGCCCCGGGTGGTGCGGGGGCTAGCCCTGCCCCCCCATCCCTTCCTCCCGGATGGGGTTTGGAGGGGAAGCCTCGAGGGCCCGGTGTTTGTGGACGACGGCATCCTGGCCCTGCCCCTGAAGGCGCGGGAAACGGTGGGGGTCTTGGTGTTGAAGGGCAAGGACCTCTCCCGGCGTATCCCTTTCCTTTCCTTCCTGGCCTCCCAGGTGGCCTTGGCGGTGCGCAACGCCCAGGCTTACCTGCGGGCTGAGGAACTGGCCATCAACGAGGAGCGCACCCGCATCGCTCGGGAGATCCACGATGGTATTGCCCAAAGCCTGGCCTTCATGGCCTTAAAGCTGGACTTGGCGGAGAGGCTTTTGCCTAAGGACCAGGAAGCGGCCCTGAAGGCTTTGCACGAGGTGAAGGAAACCCTCAGGGCCCAGATCCGGGAGGTGCGGAGAAGCATCTTCGCCCTAAGACCTATAGACCTGGAGCGGTACGGCTTCCTGGAGTCGGTGCGCCGCTACGCTCAGGCCTTTGCGGAGCAGGCGGGGTTTCGCGTGCAGCTTTCCTTGCCAGAGGGGGTGGGGCTTTCCCAGGCGAGCGAGCTGGTCCTTTTCCGGGTTCTCCAAGAGGCCCTCACCAACGCCGCTAAGCACGGCAAGCCCAACCGGGTGGAGGTGGAACTTCTTCCCTTGGGAGAGCGGGGGGCCAGGCTGGTGGTGCGGGACAACGGGAAAGGCTTCCAAAACCCAGAGAGCCGAGGGCTTGGTGGTTTTGGCCTCACCCAGATGCGCGAAAGGGTGGAGGCGCGGGGCGGGCGTTTCCTGGTGCGTTCGGAGCCGGGAAAGGGCACGGAGGTGGTGGCGGAGGTTCCCTACTGA
- a CDS encoding pseudouridine-5'-phosphate glycosidase — protein sequence MAEAVVALESALLTHGLPYPLNLHTAKALEEAVRSEGAMPKTIGIVRGEVRVGLSREEMEALAQGGAEKASLWNLPALLVQGKSAGTTVAATVHLAHRHGIEVFATGGIGGVHPEPFDESADLLALARTPILVVSSGPKAILDLRATLERLETLGVSVVGYRTDRLPAFFSPDSPFPVPSRVETPLEAARILRKSRELGLGAVLLVNPVSQGLPYEEVALWVEEANHQAAREGIFGKALTPYLLRRLSELSHGETDRINERLLVENARLAARVALALAALE from the coding sequence ATGGCGGAAGCTGTGGTGGCTCTGGAGTCGGCTCTCCTCACCCACGGGTTACCCTACCCCTTGAACCTCCACACCGCTAAAGCCCTGGAGGAGGCGGTGCGCTCCGAAGGGGCCATGCCCAAAACCATTGGCATCGTAAGGGGCGAGGTACGTGTGGGCCTTTCCCGGGAGGAGATGGAGGCCTTGGCCCAGGGGGGCGCGGAGAAGGCCAGCCTCTGGAACCTTCCTGCCCTTCTGGTCCAGGGAAAGAGCGCCGGGACCACGGTGGCGGCCACGGTCCACCTGGCCCACCGCCATGGGATAGAGGTCTTTGCCACCGGAGGGATCGGCGGGGTGCATCCCGAGCCCTTTGACGAAAGCGCCGATCTTCTGGCCCTTGCCCGTACTCCCATCCTGGTGGTCTCTTCGGGGCCCAAGGCCATCCTGGACCTGAGGGCCACCCTGGAGCGCCTGGAAACCCTGGGGGTTTCCGTGGTGGGTTACCGCACGGACCGGCTACCGGCCTTTTTTTCTCCGGACTCCCCCTTCCCCGTGCCCTCCCGGGTGGAAACCCCCCTCGAGGCCGCCCGGATCCTCCGCAAGTCCCGGGAGCTGGGCCTGGGGGCGGTCCTCCTGGTAAACCCCGTTTCCCAGGGCCTGCCCTACGAGGAGGTGGCCCTTTGGGTGGAGGAGGCCAACCACCAGGCGGCCCGGGAAGGGATCTTCGGTAAGGCCCTTACCCCCTACCTGCTGAGGCGTCTCTCTGAGCTTTCCCATGGGGAAACCGACCGGATCAACGAAAGGCTTCTCGTGGAAAACGCCCGCCTGGCGGCCAGGGTGGCCTTGGCCCTAGCCGCGCTAGAATAG